In a genomic window of Cystobacter fuscus DSM 2262:
- the xylF gene encoding D-xylose ABC transporter substrate-binding protein, producing the protein MRLNRGATLLWLAVMAAVPRVANAESLVVGVSWSNFQEERWKRDEAALKAALQKLGAKYISADAQGSNEKQLSDVEGLISRGANALIVLAYDSDAILPAVQRARQENIPVVAYDRLIQDPGVLYVTFDNVEVGRIQAREVLKVKPQGNYAFIKGSPTDPNSDFLHRGQLEVLQSAIQAGKIKVVGEQYTEGWSPEVAQRNMEQILTRNSNKVDAVVASNDGAAGGAVAALKAQSLTGVPVSGQDADIAALNRIARGEQTVTVFKDTRVLGEAAANFAVAMTKGTKPSTLQGATIWNGGTKKLPIPAVFLKPVPITADNLDHVLNSGWATRQQVCAGASGAKAPKACR; encoded by the coding sequence ATGAGACTGAACCGCGGGGCCACCCTGTTGTGGCTCGCCGTCATGGCAGCCGTGCCGAGAGTCGCAAACGCAGAGAGCCTGGTGGTAGGCGTCTCCTGGTCCAACTTCCAGGAAGAGCGCTGGAAGCGCGACGAGGCCGCGCTCAAGGCGGCCTTGCAGAAGCTTGGTGCGAAGTACATCAGCGCCGACGCGCAGGGTTCCAACGAAAAGCAGCTGTCGGACGTGGAGGGCCTGATTTCGCGCGGCGCCAACGCGCTGATCGTGCTTGCTTATGACTCCGACGCCATTCTGCCCGCTGTGCAGAGGGCTCGTCAGGAGAACATTCCGGTGGTGGCGTACGACCGCCTCATCCAGGACCCAGGGGTGCTGTATGTCACGTTCGACAACGTCGAAGTGGGCCGCATCCAGGCCCGCGAGGTGCTGAAGGTCAAGCCACAGGGGAACTACGCATTCATCAAGGGCTCGCCGACCGATCCCAACTCGGACTTCCTGCATCGCGGCCAGCTCGAGGTCCTGCAAAGCGCCATCCAGGCCGGAAAAATCAAGGTGGTGGGCGAGCAGTACACCGAAGGTTGGTCGCCGGAAGTCGCTCAGCGCAACATGGAGCAGATCCTCACGCGCAATTCCAACAAGGTCGACGCGGTGGTGGCCTCGAATGACGGTGCTGCTGGAGGCGCGGTCGCGGCCCTGAAGGCGCAGAGCTTGACCGGAGTCCCGGTGTCCGGCCAGGACGCCGACATCGCAGCGCTGAACCGGATTGCCCGCGGCGAGCAGACGGTCACCGTGTTCAAGGACACCCGCGTGCTGGGCGAGGCGGCGGCCAATTTCGCGGTCGCGATGACCAAGGGCACGAAGCCGTCGACACTTCAGGGCGCGACCATCTGGAACGGCGGTACCAAGAAGTTGCCCATTCCAGCGGTCTTCCTGAAGCCGGTACCTATCACAGCGGACAACCTCGACCACGTCCTCAACTCGGGTTGGGCCACCAGACAGCAGGTGTGCGCGGGCGCGAGCGGCGCGAAGGCGCCGAAAGCCTGCAGGTAA